One window from the genome of Pseudoalteromonas sp. '520P1 No. 423' encodes:
- a CDS encoding YCF48-related protein, with protein sequence MKFFINCLLFTCIVLFTNKLKAEMNTHALKSLKPAVMAKKAQKALLTDIVDNGQYQVAVGKRGIILYSQDGIQWQQSNVPMQILLTSVFFINENIGWAVGHDATIINTKDGGKNWKIQNYQPELDKPFLDISFTDTLNGVAIGAYGLFYRTQDGGKTWNSVFLSSLLFEEDADYLAELKLEDPEGYEIETQSILPHFNQIHFSQNQIIMVGEQGFLATSNDNGKTFQRLDEFYLGSFFDIAVLNDGTWLIAGLRGNAFTSNNNGKQWHKLNTDTQATINHILKTPSGAILSANNGVVLTYKSGEVTKQQQSDGKANLASVISNNKLIFASEVGIKSQELN encoded by the coding sequence ATGAAATTTTTTATTAATTGCTTGCTATTTACGTGCATTGTTTTATTTACGAATAAGCTCAAAGCTGAGATGAATACACATGCTTTAAAATCACTCAAGCCAGCTGTTATGGCAAAAAAAGCACAAAAAGCATTACTAACCGATATTGTTGATAATGGCCAATATCAGGTTGCTGTAGGAAAAAGAGGGATTATTTTATACAGTCAAGATGGCATTCAATGGCAACAATCAAATGTGCCAATGCAAATATTATTAACCAGTGTTTTTTTTATAAATGAAAATATAGGATGGGCAGTAGGGCATGACGCTACCATTATAAATACTAAAGACGGTGGTAAAAATTGGAAAATACAAAACTACCAACCAGAACTCGATAAACCTTTTTTAGATATTTCGTTTACTGACACATTAAATGGGGTTGCAATCGGGGCATACGGTTTATTTTACCGTACACAAGATGGTGGTAAAACATGGAATAGCGTATTCTTAAGCAGTTTATTGTTTGAAGAGGATGCTGATTACTTAGCTGAGCTAAAATTGGAAGATCCGGAAGGTTATGAAATTGAAACCCAATCAATTTTACCGCATTTTAATCAAATTCATTTTTCACAAAATCAAATCATTATGGTCGGTGAACAAGGTTTTCTGGCAACCAGTAATGATAATGGAAAAACCTTTCAAAGGTTAGACGAATTTTACCTTGGTTCTTTCTTTGATATAGCAGTATTAAATGATGGTACTTGGCTCATTGCAGGTTTAAGAGGTAACGCGTTTACTTCAAATAATAATGGCAAACAATGGCATAAATTAAACACAGATACTCAAGCGACGATCAACCATATTTTGAAAACACCAAGTGGTGCTATTTTATCTGCTAATAACGGTGTTGTGCTTACTTACAAGTCAGGAGAAGTCACAAAACAACAACAATCTGATGGGAAGGCTAATTTAGCGTCGGTGATCAGCAATAATAAATTAATATTTGCTTCAGAAGTGGGTATTAAAAGTCAGGAGTTAAATTAG
- a CDS encoding DUF1329 domain-containing protein has product MIKKPTLIAVALCGVFATGSTLAKTSAENVAKLGAELTPIGAEKAGNADGSIPAWDGGITSVPAGYTPGMHHPDPFAADAVKYTIDKSNLDKYKASLSSGQVALFDTYPDTFKMNIYPTRRSASYPDFIYDATKKYASSAELIKDGNGIKNTAIGIPFPVPETGLEVIWNHILRYRGLSISRFGGQAAPTAGGAFNVVGFDEKLLVKYSEKDATPESLQESNILFKFKQKVTQPARLAGTALLVHETMDQILTPRQAWTYNTGQRRVRRAPNVAYDAPGTASDSLRTTDDFDMFNGSPNRYTWELKGKTELYIPYNSYKLHSDSLKYDDILKAGHINPDHVRYEKHRVWVVEANLKEGTRHIYKKRVFYIDEDSWQIHVADIYDNRDQLYRVAMAHGLNYYDVKTHWSTLDVYHDLNSRRYLAIGLDNEEKMYDFSKPFKNVEFTSNALKRDGRR; this is encoded by the coding sequence ATGATTAAAAAGCCTACCCTAATAGCAGTTGCCCTTTGTGGTGTATTTGCTACAGGCAGTACTTTAGCTAAGACTTCAGCAGAAAATGTTGCTAAGTTAGGTGCTGAGTTGACTCCAATTGGAGCAGAAAAAGCAGGTAATGCAGATGGTTCTATTCCAGCTTGGGATGGTGGTATCACATCAGTTCCTGCAGGATATACACCTGGAATGCATCATCCAGACCCGTTTGCTGCTGATGCAGTAAAATATACCATTGACAAAAGTAACCTAGATAAATACAAAGCTAGCTTATCATCAGGTCAAGTTGCATTATTTGATACTTATCCTGATACTTTTAAAATGAATATCTACCCGACACGTAGAAGTGCTTCATATCCCGATTTTATTTATGATGCGACTAAAAAGTACGCTTCATCTGCTGAATTAATTAAAGATGGTAATGGCATCAAAAATACAGCAATAGGCATTCCATTTCCTGTGCCAGAAACTGGATTGGAAGTTATTTGGAACCATATTTTGAGATATCGTGGTTTATCAATTTCACGTTTTGGTGGACAAGCGGCACCAACGGCAGGTGGAGCATTTAATGTTGTTGGCTTTGATGAAAAATTATTAGTTAAATATTCAGAAAAAGACGCAACGCCTGAATCTTTACAAGAATCAAATATCTTGTTTAAGTTCAAACAAAAAGTAACTCAGCCAGCTCGTTTAGCAGGTACAGCGTTATTAGTTCATGAAACGATGGATCAAATATTAACACCACGCCAAGCATGGACTTATAACACAGGTCAACGCCGTGTTCGTCGCGCACCTAATGTTGCATATGATGCACCAGGTACAGCGTCTGATAGTTTACGTACAACTGATGATTTCGATATGTTTAACGGTTCTCCGAATCGTTATACTTGGGAATTAAAAGGGAAAACTGAGCTTTACATACCATACAATAGCTACAAGCTACACAGCGATAGCTTAAAGTATGATGATATTTTAAAGGCGGGTCATATTAACCCTGATCATGTTCGCTATGAAAAGCACCGTGTTTGGGTAGTTGAAGCGAATCTAAAAGAAGGTACACGTCATATTTATAAAAAGCGTGTTTTCTATATCGATGAAGATAGTTGGCAGATCCATGTAGCCGATATTTACGATAATCGTGATCAACTATATCGTGTTGCAATGGCCCATGGTTTGAACTATTACGATGTTAAAACACATTGGAGTACTTTAGATGTTTATCATGACTTAAACTCACGTCGTTATCTAGCGATTGGCTTAGATAACGAAGAGAAAATGTATGATTTCTCGAAACCATTCAAAAATGTAGAATTTACCTCAAATGCGCTAAAGCGCGATGGACGTAGATAA
- a CDS encoding DUF1302 domain-containing protein, giving the protein MIKRPLFVKKKLALGITCAFIALSSQQVSAKNFELGGFEVNFDSTFSAGSSWRIEDRDFENQIGKSNHPSFNWTGYNAALNPIYSSSDVWARPGTYSNNGDAGNLNFDSGDTFSKLIKGTHELGIRKGNFGLFTRFMYFYDFELMDENRAYRNPTSGNQVDPCADEDSKEQVCRDFRLLDAFVYADFDLNDGNNPLSIRLGQQVVNWGESTLISHGINVNPVDIDRLKAPGADLKEAFIPVGMLWASLGITENISFEAFYQYEWQETRLPVAGTYFSTNDFASENGYQNNVQLGFTSNPDMDLAHVTSSLNNLYSDWGSALQAQGIDPLSAEASAMLANMYLAYPTKVALKGKGANGMTKPKDSGQYGMKFSWYVPELNETEFSFYHVNYHSRRPLISAVASDFTAASIADDLAYIAKHEITEDNVTDLDAFSSGALVYPEDIKLYGLSFNTVLGETSFAGEFTYREDEPLQIDDVELLYSVMPEQLAVAGIRPDFAEISQLETLAPGEGVQGYVTSDTMQLQFTATHLFGPSLGADSWVLLGEVGGVTINDMPDPNELRLNVSGTGRTGKMYGVEGKDYTLLHQALSNGPETNPFPSASAWGYRLVAKGEYNNLFSGVNVSPRMVFSHDVNGITPDPMYLFIEDRKSLGLNLNFNYQNAWSLDMSYNKFWGGGQTNNFSDRDYVSLNVKYSI; this is encoded by the coding sequence TTCAGCTGGCAGCAGCTGGCGTATAGAAGACCGAGATTTCGAAAACCAAATTGGTAAAAGTAATCACCCAAGTTTTAACTGGACTGGTTATAACGCTGCACTTAATCCTATCTATTCATCGAGTGATGTTTGGGCTCGCCCTGGCACATACTCTAATAATGGTGATGCCGGTAACCTTAATTTTGACTCAGGAGATACTTTTTCTAAGCTGATTAAAGGTACTCACGAGCTAGGTATTCGTAAAGGTAACTTTGGCTTATTTACACGCTTCATGTACTTTTATGATTTTGAACTAATGGATGAGAACCGTGCTTATCGTAATCCTACTTCAGGCAATCAAGTTGACCCTTGTGCTGATGAAGATTCAAAAGAGCAAGTATGTAGAGATTTTAGATTATTAGATGCATTTGTATATGCCGATTTTGATTTAAATGATGGTAATAATCCACTTTCAATTCGTTTAGGTCAGCAAGTAGTTAACTGGGGTGAAAGCACATTAATATCTCACGGTATTAACGTTAATCCAGTTGATATTGACCGATTAAAAGCGCCTGGTGCGGACTTAAAAGAAGCATTTATTCCTGTTGGTATGCTTTGGGCATCGCTTGGTATTACAGAAAATATCTCTTTTGAAGCTTTCTATCAATATGAATGGCAAGAAACACGTTTACCTGTCGCTGGTACGTATTTTTCTACCAATGATTTCGCTTCTGAAAATGGCTATCAAAATAATGTTCAATTAGGCTTTACATCTAATCCAGATATGGATTTAGCACATGTTACTTCAAGCCTTAATAACTTATACAGTGATTGGGGTTCAGCGCTTCAAGCACAAGGTATCGACCCATTAAGTGCTGAAGCATCTGCAATGTTAGCAAACATGTATTTAGCTTACCCTACAAAAGTCGCATTAAAAGGTAAAGGCGCTAATGGTATGACTAAACCAAAAGACTCAGGCCAATACGGCATGAAGTTTTCTTGGTATGTACCTGAGTTAAATGAAACCGAATTTAGTTTTTATCATGTCAACTATCATAGTCGTCGCCCATTAATTTCAGCCGTAGCATCAGATTTTACTGCTGCGAGTATCGCAGATGATTTAGCATATATAGCGAAACATGAAATAACTGAAGATAATGTAACAGATTTAGATGCTTTCAGTAGTGGTGCATTAGTCTATCCAGAAGATATCAAACTATACGGGTTGAGTTTTAATACCGTATTAGGTGAAACATCTTTTGCAGGTGAGTTTACTTACCGTGAAGACGAGCCACTGCAAATTGATGATGTAGAGTTGTTATATTCAGTTATGCCAGAGCAACTTGCAGTTGCGGGTATTCGCCCTGATTTTGCAGAAATATCTCAGTTAGAAACATTAGCGCCAGGTGAAGGTGTTCAAGGTTATGTTACCAGCGATACAATGCAACTTCAGTTTACTGCAACTCACTTATTTGGTCCTTCTTTAGGTGCTGATAGCTGGGTATTATTAGGTGAAGTAGGTGGTGTAACGATTAATGACATGCCAGATCCTAATGAACTAAGACTCAATGTTTCTGGTACTGGTCGTACAGGTAAAATGTATGGCGTAGAAGGCAAAGATTACACCTTACTTCATCAGGCACTCTCTAATGGTCCCGAAACTAATCCATTCCCGTCAGCTTCTGCCTGGGGTTATCGATTAGTTGCTAAAGGTGAATACAATAACCTATTCTCTGGTGTAAATGTTTCACCTCGTATGGTCTTTTCACATGATGTAAATGGTATCACACCAGACCCTATGTACTTATTCATTGAAGATAGAAAATCGTTAGGATTAAACCTTAACTTTAACTATCAAAATGCATGGTCACTTGATATGAGCTACAACAAGTTTTGGGGTGGCGGTCAAACGAACAACTTCTCTGACCGTGATTATGTTTCTCTAAATGTTAAATACTCGATTTAA